From a region of the Campylobacter showae genome:
- a CDS encoding SixA phosphatase family protein — MKKIYFIRHAKAIDEGDGSDFERDLSERGKKDLALMCERLKKHEVRADAIFSSSAKRCAKTAQKLAEAIKFKKKIKIKDELYGAQTHEILTFIREFDDKFQSVFVIAHNDAITEICELLSDAAIGNIPTCGIFCVEFDGSFKELKEHGAKALFFDYPKKHKK, encoded by the coding sequence ATGAAAAAAATCTACTTTATCAGGCACGCAAAAGCCATAGATGAGGGTGATGGTAGCGACTTTGAGCGCGATCTAAGCGAGCGAGGCAAAAAGGATCTGGCGCTAATGTGCGAACGGCTAAAAAAGCACGAGGTGAGGGCAGATGCGATATTTTCAAGCTCTGCCAAACGCTGCGCTAAAACAGCTCAAAAGCTAGCCGAAGCGATCAAATTTAAGAAAAAAATCAAAATTAAAGACGAGCTATACGGTGCGCAGACACATGAGATTTTGACTTTCATAAGAGAGTTTGACGACAAATTTCAAAGCGTATTTGTCATAGCCCACAACGACGCTATAACTGAAATTTGCGAGCTTTTAAGCGATGCTGCGATCGGGAATATACCCACATGTGGCATCTTTTGCGTCGAATTTGACGGCAGCTTCAAGGAGCTAAAAGAGCACGGCGCAAAGGCTCTATTTTTCGATTACCCTAAAAAACATAAAAAGTAG
- a CDS encoding S4 domain-containing protein — protein sequence MRVDKFLNTVNITKRRAVSEDMCKSGVVSVNGVVAKPAKEVKIGDVITIKFLVKEARYEVLAIPETKSIPKSAQALYVKEL from the coding sequence ATGAGAGTAGATAAGTTTTTAAATACCGTAAATATAACAAAAAGGCGCGCGGTTAGCGAAGACATGTGCAAAAGCGGCGTCGTGAGCGTAAATGGCGTCGTTGCTAAACCGGCTAAAGAGGTCAAAATCGGCGACGTGATAACGATCAAATTTCTAGTCAAAGAGGCGCGCTACGAAGTGCTAGCGATCCCAGAGACCAAAAGTATCCCAAAATCAGCCCAAGCGCTATACGTAAAAGAGCTATGA
- the murA gene encoding UDP-N-acetylglucosamine 1-carboxyvinyltransferase, translating into MHYLEIEGNAKLGGEVAISGAKNAALPLIAAALIIKNDVTLKNMPNVADIKTLATLLVNLGAKCEFTDDHTLKINSNYISSTKANYDIVRKMRASILVLGPLLARFGHCEVSLPGGCAIGQRPIDLHLSALEKMGANIEIKQGYVVATAPDGLKGAQIVFDKITVTGSENIIMSAALAHGTTHLINVAKEPEVVQLCEVLAAGGVKIEGIGTDELVIEGTDRRMLDVGEITVIPDRIEAGTYLCAGAITNSQVTIANANAAHLRAVLTKFNQMGFETVVDGDKITIMPAKNVNPVEIVTTEFPGFPTDMQAQFMALSLVANGVSTIDERLFENRFMHVSELTRMGADIRLNGHIATIYGGGEINAADVMATDLRASSALVLAALAANGTSRVHRIYHLDRGYEGLERKLAALGAKIRRLEE; encoded by the coding sequence ATGCATTATTTAGAAATCGAAGGAAACGCGAAACTAGGCGGCGAGGTTGCCATAAGCGGTGCAAAAAACGCCGCCCTGCCCCTCATAGCCGCGGCTCTAATCATAAAAAACGACGTGACGCTAAAAAACATGCCAAACGTCGCGGATATAAAAACATTGGCGACGCTGCTGGTAAATTTGGGCGCAAAGTGCGAATTTACGGACGATCACACGCTAAAAATCAACTCAAACTACATCAGCTCCACGAAGGCCAACTACGACATCGTGCGTAAAATGCGCGCCTCTATACTCGTGCTTGGTCCGCTGCTGGCTAGGTTTGGCCACTGCGAGGTGAGCCTGCCCGGCGGCTGCGCGATCGGACAAAGGCCGATCGATCTACACCTAAGCGCGCTTGAAAAAATGGGCGCAAACATCGAGATAAAGCAAGGCTATGTCGTAGCCACGGCGCCCGACGGGTTAAAGGGCGCGCAGATCGTGTTTGATAAGATCACGGTAACGGGCAGCGAAAACATCATCATGTCCGCCGCGCTCGCTCACGGTACGACGCATCTAATCAACGTCGCCAAAGAGCCCGAAGTGGTGCAGCTTTGCGAGGTTTTAGCCGCAGGCGGCGTGAAGATCGAGGGTATCGGCACGGACGAGCTGGTGATCGAGGGCACGGATAGGCGTATGCTGGACGTCGGCGAGATAACGGTTATCCCCGATAGGATCGAGGCTGGGACGTATCTTTGCGCCGGAGCGATCACGAACTCGCAAGTAACTATCGCGAACGCCAATGCCGCGCATCTTAGGGCCGTGCTTACTAAATTTAACCAAATGGGCTTTGAAACCGTCGTGGACGGCGACAAAATCACGATAATGCCGGCTAAAAACGTAAATCCCGTCGAGATCGTGACGACTGAGTTCCCGGGATTTCCGACCGATATGCAGGCGCAGTTTATGGCGCTCTCGCTCGTGGCAAACGGCGTTAGCACGATCGACGAGAGGCTTTTTGAGAACCGTTTTATGCACGTTAGCGAGCTCACGCGTATGGGTGCGGACATCCGCCTAAACGGCCACATCGCGACGATCTACGGCGGAGGCGAGATAAACGCCGCAGACGTGATGGCTACCGATCTGCGCGCAAGCTCTGCTCTAGTACTAGCCGCCCTTGCCGCAAACGGAACTAGCCGCGTGCATAGAATTTATCATCTAGATAGAGGCTACGAGGGGCTAGAGCGCAAACTAGCGGCTCTGGGCGCAAAAATACGCAGGCTGGAGGAGTAA
- a CDS encoding arginyltransferase has product MLVVPFSTLPSPCPYLKDRDSRMEYRYVDGCDFAVNDALARRGFRRFGKYFSKPNCAGCRECVNIRVDALNFKFSKSARRTMRKNENTKIILTKPLLDDAHVALYKKYHKFMQEKREWKYYELDFRRYYELYVAGHAEFGKEIAYFADGRLIGVDLVDILSDGISAVYCYYDPDFADLSIGRYSLYQQILLARQLNLRWIYLGYYVKDCPSLAYKADYKPYERLCEYVPLDETPVWEKAE; this is encoded by the coding sequence GTGCTAGTCGTGCCGTTTTCCACCCTACCCAGCCCCTGCCCCTACCTCAAGGACAGGGACTCGCGCATGGAGTATCGCTACGTAGACGGCTGCGACTTTGCCGTAAACGACGCTCTTGCCAGGCGAGGCTTTAGGCGCTTTGGCAAATATTTCTCCAAGCCAAACTGCGCAGGGTGCCGCGAGTGCGTAAATATCAGGGTCGATGCGCTAAATTTTAAATTTAGCAAATCCGCCCGCCGCACGATGCGTAAAAACGAAAACACCAAAATCATCCTAACAAAGCCGCTCCTAGACGACGCACACGTGGCGCTATATAAAAAATACCATAAATTTATGCAAGAAAAGCGCGAGTGGAAGTACTATGAGCTGGACTTTCGCCGCTACTACGAGCTCTACGTCGCGGGGCACGCGGAGTTTGGCAAGGAGATTGCGTATTTTGCAGACGGCCGTCTCATCGGCGTCGATCTAGTCGATATCCTTAGCGACGGCATCTCGGCGGTTTATTGCTATTACGATCCTGATTTTGCGGACCTTAGCATCGGCAGATATTCGCTCTATCAGCAAATTTTACTGGCCAGGCAGCTAAATTTGCGCTGGATATACCTGGGCTACTACGTCAAAGACTGCCCTAGCCTAGCCTACAAAGCAGACTACAAACCCTACGAGCGCTTGTGCGAATATGTCCCGCTAGACGAAACGCCCGTGTGGGAAAAAGCGGAATAA
- a CDS encoding NlpC/P60 family protein produces MKFTIFLPLAPIAALIFSGCANNTPKIYPTDQSGQILNARFLNSQQDVFNDLGGIALSNFMQGFLGKKDGGDCSGFVSLVNKNINNVYFSETNLLKFYGENGSKSQAIYNLYKKRNLISQTSPKLGDLVFFNNTTSQTKGKNKQIITHLGIIDRIEDDGTIRFMHNTRGKNKSGFINLFQKNSHKIGGKEVNSYIVACKGGDATCLTSNRFAGFGKVNF; encoded by the coding sequence ATGAAATTTACCATTTTTTTGCCGCTTGCGCCGATTGCGGCTTTGATTTTTAGCGGTTGCGCGAACAATACGCCCAAAATTTACCCGACCGATCAAAGCGGACAGATTTTAAACGCGAGATTTTTAAACTCGCAGCAAGACGTATTTAATGATCTAGGCGGCATAGCGCTTTCAAATTTTATGCAAGGTTTTTTGGGCAAAAAAGACGGCGGAGACTGCTCGGGCTTCGTCTCTCTCGTAAATAAAAACATAAATAACGTTTACTTTTCAGAGACGAATTTACTCAAATTTTACGGCGAAAACGGATCGAAATCTCAAGCCATTTATAATCTTTACAAAAAGCGAAATTTGATCTCGCAAACAAGCCCAAAGCTAGGAGATTTGGTGTTTTTTAACAACACCACGAGCCAAACCAAAGGCAAAAACAAACAAATCATAACCCACCTTGGCATCATAGACCGTATAGAAGACGACGGAACTATAAGATTTATGCATAATACCAGAGGCAAAAACAAAAGCGGATTTATAAATCTATTTCAAAAAAACAGCCACAAAATAGGCGGCAAAGAGGTAAACTCCTACATCGTAGCGTGTAAAGGCGGCGACGCTACTTGCCTAACGTCAAACAGATTTGCCGGCTTTGGCAAGGTTAATTTTTAG
- a CDS encoding ferritin-like domain-containing protein, which yields MRFFDQIWEILECGDKELKFDKFKRFYAEYKAGKFDAQIKEGGKFDEIKPLERPSYAAFCEVVAMREIGGKKQADKQKAFLHSIAHIEYSAVDIALDAAYRFRALPKAYYDDWLEVAEDEIRHFKMIENHMAKFDVKYSDFTVHDGLFIALQNTSASLLERMAVLPRYMEANGLDANAFMLKKLETEREKDEDKAQLCEILQVILDEEISHVSKGNRWFKFACEKEGVSPEIYAQIVQKIYPKAFLQSRELNVSARLKSGFSEAEIEHIKNIAKAGKAK from the coding sequence ATGAGATTTTTCGATCAAATTTGGGAGATTTTAGAGTGCGGCGACAAGGAGCTTAAATTTGACAAATTTAAACGATTTTACGCCGAGTATAAGGCCGGTAAATTTGACGCACAGATAAAAGAGGGCGGTAAATTTGACGAGATAAAGCCACTTGAACGCCCGAGCTACGCTGCATTTTGCGAAGTCGTAGCCATGAGAGAAATCGGCGGCAAAAAACAAGCCGACAAACAAAAAGCCTTCCTTCACTCGATCGCGCATATCGAATACAGCGCCGTAGATATCGCGCTAGATGCGGCGTATCGATTTCGTGCGCTGCCAAAAGCCTACTATGACGACTGGCTAGAGGTCGCCGAGGATGAGATCAGGCACTTTAAGATGATCGAGAATCACATGGCTAAATTTGACGTGAAATACAGCGATTTTACCGTGCACGACGGGCTTTTTATCGCTTTGCAAAACACCTCCGCGTCGCTGCTTGAGCGCATGGCGGTACTGCCTAGATACATGGAGGCAAACGGCCTTGACGCAAACGCTTTTATGCTAAAAAAGCTGGAAACCGAGCGCGAAAAAGATGAAGACAAGGCGCAACTTTGCGAAATTTTGCAAGTCATCTTAGACGAGGAGATCTCGCACGTCTCAAAGGGCAATCGTTGGTTTAAATTTGCCTGTGAAAAAGAGGGCGTAAGCCCCGAAATATACGCGCAAATCGTGCAAAAAATCTACCCTAAAGCCTTTTTGCAGTCTCGCGAACTAAACGTGAGCGCGCGCCTAAAATCGGGCTTTAGCGAGGCGGAAATCGAGCACATAAAAAATATAGCGAAAGCCGGAAAGGCGAAATAA
- a CDS encoding rhomboid family intramembrane serine protease, which yields MKATISLIALNCLVYFAVYCGICGSNATLGLNMFFTDGLYVWQPATSMFMHANLAHLLMNMAVLYQFGSLLERYYGSEKFTVVYCVGGVLTSLLSFIYIYVMFKTNGIFINLVGASGAISLLLGVLAFLDASSRKGLIIAILLMSFAPVAMGVNVAWYAHIIGFALGYFGVKFKVIK from the coding sequence TTGAAAGCTACGATATCGCTCATCGCGTTAAATTGTCTAGTATATTTTGCCGTTTACTGCGGCATTTGCGGCAGTAACGCGACGCTTGGGCTAAATATGTTTTTCACGGACGGACTTTACGTCTGGCAGCCGGCGACTTCGATGTTTATGCATGCAAATTTAGCCCATCTGCTGATGAATATGGCTGTTTTGTATCAGTTCGGATCGCTTCTAGAGCGGTACTACGGCAGCGAAAAATTCACCGTCGTTTACTGCGTCGGAGGCGTTTTGACTTCGCTGCTTAGTTTTATTTATATTTATGTTATGTTTAAAACTAACGGAATTTTTATAAATTTAGTCGGAGCTAGCGGCGCAATCAGTCTGTTACTGGGCGTTTTGGCATTTTTGGACGCCAGTAGCCGAAAGGGGCTAATAATCGCTATCTTGCTAATGAGCTTCGCGCCCGTAGCTATGGGCGTAAACGTAGCCTGGTATGCGCATATCATCGGCTTTGCGCTAGGGTATTTCGGGGTAAAATTTAAGGTGATAAAATGA
- a CDS encoding adenylosuccinate lyase, with protein MIKVSQNLESLSIETSDADLFFELQALIKRNFAKTLGQKGKVMSFYDENEKVQRKYFVKFLKKLCQRYELKNVNLNFAEYKTIKLHYIQPNSLKAMVFVDVAFVRGGAIFSFDRSNEAFISHIIRGFESKQILSAEGQIALNIANLGECARLEELFNKSEYMKFSIIFNYNEEEFEKFKKQIKICAKKNEAKFAALASLFEDHFTVLGCDKNDSFEEVRNRYLELVKAYHPDFHAALSPELLDECKTQFQRIQNAYESLKPYFKELESGAVE; from the coding sequence TTGATAAAAGTAAGTCAAAATCTAGAATCTCTAAGCATAGAAACATCAGACGCCGATCTGTTTTTCGAGCTGCAAGCGCTCATAAAGCGAAACTTCGCCAAGACGCTGGGGCAAAAAGGCAAAGTGATGTCGTTTTACGACGAAAACGAGAAGGTTCAGCGCAAATATTTCGTCAAATTTCTAAAAAAACTCTGCCAGAGATACGAACTAAAAAACGTAAATTTAAACTTCGCCGAGTATAAAACCATCAAACTGCACTACATCCAACCAAACTCGCTCAAAGCCATGGTTTTCGTCGACGTCGCCTTCGTGCGGGGCGGCGCGATATTTAGCTTTGATCGCTCAAACGAAGCCTTCATCTCGCACATCATCAGGGGCTTTGAGTCAAAGCAAATTTTATCCGCCGAGGGTCAAATCGCCCTAAATATCGCAAATTTGGGCGAATGCGCGCGCCTAGAGGAGCTATTTAACAAAAGCGAATATATGAAATTTTCAATCATCTTTAACTATAATGAAGAGGAATTTGAAAAATTTAAAAAACAGATCAAAATCTGCGCCAAGAAAAACGAAGCCAAATTTGCCGCGCTTGCTAGCCTTTTCGAGGATCATTTTACCGTGCTTGGGTGCGATAAAAACGATAGCTTTGAGGAGGTGCGAAACCGATATCTGGAGCTCGTCAAGGCCTATCACCCAGACTTTCACGCCGCGCTTAGCCCGGAGCTTTTGGACGAGTGCAAAACGCAGTTTCAGCGTATCCAAAACGCCTATGAGAGTTTGAAGCCATATTTTAAGGAACTTGAATCTGGAGCGGTGGAATAA
- the lptB gene encoding LPS export ABC transporter ATP-binding protein, whose product MHKLEVKDLQKTIKKTNIIKGISLEVKSGEVVGLLGPNGAGKTTTFYMICGLISPSSGSVFLDGADVTKVPLHKRAHMGIGYLPQESSIFKDLSVEENLLLGAEILYKDEAIREKKVNEMLNLLNIEPIRLRKGVSLSGGERRRCEIARSLIITPKFLLLDEPFAGVDPIAVSDIQSIVRDLKKLGIGVLITDHNVRETLAICDRAYVIKDGSLLASGSANEVANNKLVRTHYLGEEFKFVE is encoded by the coding sequence GTGCATAAATTAGAAGTAAAAGATTTACAAAAAACGATCAAAAAAACAAACATCATAAAAGGTATCTCGCTAGAGGTCAAAAGCGGCGAGGTAGTAGGGCTGCTGGGTCCAAACGGCGCGGGCAAAACGACTACGTTTTATATGATCTGCGGACTCATCTCGCCATCTAGCGGCAGCGTGTTTTTAGACGGCGCGGACGTGACGAAGGTGCCGCTACACAAGCGTGCGCATATGGGGATCGGCTATCTGCCGCAAGAATCAAGTATATTTAAAGACCTCTCCGTCGAGGAAAATTTACTGCTCGGCGCCGAGATCCTATATAAAGACGAAGCCATCCGCGAGAAAAAAGTAAACGAGATGCTAAATTTGCTAAATATCGAGCCCATACGCCTGCGAAAGGGCGTGAGCCTAAGCGGCGGCGAGCGTAGACGCTGCGAGATCGCTAGAAGCCTCATCATCACGCCTAAATTTTTGCTTCTGGATGAGCCCTTTGCCGGCGTCGATCCGATCGCCGTTAGCGACATACAAAGCATCGTTCGCGACCTAAAAAAACTCGGCATCGGCGTGCTCATCACCGACCACAACGTCCGCGAGACGCTAGCCATCTGTGACCGTGCCTACGTGATCAAGGACGGTAGCCTGCTAGCTAGCGGCAGCGCGAACGAAGTCGCGAACAACAAACTCGTGCGCACCCACTATCTGGGCGAAGAGTTTAAATTTGTAGAATAA
- a CDS encoding RNA polymerase factor sigma-54 has translation MLKQTQAPKNKLSHTLRSWLPILSSSVEELKETLEPFLADNPFASVQQRNLSELPSAAPSKKDKNFFKEISKNSVTDNIESFSVAKTGLYDKLIEQIDKPLFPTEKSQKIAMKIIECINEEGYYEPEVFDEFSEAEIESVRKRFAYLEPAGIGAKDYKESFLFQLEELNLDEKLFESAKKLALNFENLSQMRKIPLYNEALAVIKRLKNPPAIEYMSEAAAIIPDIVIDTSSGGIEVRINDDFYPEIVIDVEGLDEKESFVTSRVKEAKDLIDALNMRKATLRKIALMLVEYQYDYFFGGDIKPMRLKDIAEDLGRNPSTISRGISNKYLECSRGLVPIKSFFSAAIDEDVSNKAIKDFVANLVRNENPAKPLSDLKILEFIKKEFNVEVVRRTITKYRLALNIGSSSERKKTYLLQSGK, from the coding sequence ATGCTAAAGCAAACTCAAGCTCCCAAAAATAAGCTCTCGCACACGTTGCGCTCGTGGCTGCCGATACTAAGTAGCAGCGTCGAGGAGCTAAAGGAGACGCTTGAGCCGTTTTTGGCAGATAATCCGTTTGCAAGCGTGCAGCAGCGAAATTTAAGCGAGCTACCAAGTGCCGCGCCATCCAAAAAAGATAAAAATTTCTTCAAAGAAATATCAAAAAATAGCGTAACCGACAATATCGAAAGCTTTAGTGTGGCTAAAACGGGGCTTTACGACAAGCTAATCGAGCAGATAGATAAGCCGCTGTTTCCGACCGAAAAATCCCAAAAAATCGCGATGAAAATAATCGAGTGCATAAATGAGGAGGGCTACTACGAGCCTGAAGTTTTTGACGAATTTAGCGAGGCGGAGATCGAGTCGGTGCGCAAGCGCTTTGCGTACTTAGAGCCCGCAGGCATCGGCGCAAAAGACTATAAGGAGAGCTTTTTATTTCAGCTTGAGGAGCTAAATTTGGACGAGAAGCTCTTTGAAAGCGCTAAAAAGCTTGCGTTAAATTTCGAAAATCTCTCCCAAATGCGCAAAATCCCGCTCTACAACGAAGCGCTCGCCGTCATCAAGAGGCTAAAAAACCCGCCCGCGATCGAGTATATGAGCGAGGCTGCGGCGATCATCCCCGACATAGTCATAGACACGAGTTCGGGCGGTATCGAAGTGCGCATCAACGACGACTTTTACCCTGAGATCGTCATCGACGTAGAGGGGCTTGACGAAAAAGAGAGCTTCGTCACCTCCCGCGTAAAAGAGGCAAAAGACCTCATAGATGCGCTTAATATGCGAAAAGCCACGCTGCGCAAGATCGCCCTAATGCTAGTGGAGTATCAGTATGATTACTTTTTCGGCGGCGACATCAAGCCTATGCGCCTAAAAGATATCGCCGAGGATCTGGGGCGAAACCCTTCGACCATCTCGCGCGGCATCTCAAACAAATACCTCGAGTGCTCGCGCGGGCTCGTACCTATAAAGAGCTTTTTCTCCGCCGCGATCGACGAGGACGTTTCAAACAAGGCCATCAAGGACTTCGTAGCAAATCTCGTCCGAAATGAAAATCCCGCCAAACCGCTTAGCGATCTAAAAATTTTGGAGTTTATAAAGAAGGAATTTAACGTCGAGGTCGTCCGCCGCACGATAACCAAATACCGCCTGGCGCTAAATATCGGTAGCTCCAGCGAGCGTAAAAAGACCTATCTGCTGCAATCCGGTAAGTAA
- a CDS encoding acetyl-CoA carboxylase subunit A, which translates to MIHKILIANRGEIAVRVIRACKDLHIKNVAIYTKPDQDCLHVKIADEAYQIGIDPIKGYLDAKRIVEVAKACGADAIHPGYGFLSENYEFAKEVEDAGLVFIGPTADVIRKMGNKNIARYLMNKNGIPIVPGTEKLNNETIENIKLYAERIGYPVILKASGGGGGRGIRVVWKEEELESSFESCTREAKAFFNNDEVFMEKYVVNPRHIEFQILGDKYGNIIHLAERDCSIQRRHQKILEIAPSPTMSESLRKSMGVTAVAAAKAVNYTNAGTIEFLLDDYNNFYFMEMNTRIQVEHGVTEEITGVDLIVRQIRIAAGEILDMEQSDVITQGFAIEARITAEDAWQNFIPSPGEISGYYPALGPSVRVDSHLYKDYQIPPFYDSLLAKLIVRAPSYDLAVNKLKRALDEFTIEGSVKTTIPFLLSISKERDFRRGFFDTSYVENKMPTLLEKMKTKDNEDNEEVIAAIAAAIQRVKDARKFKEEHADE; encoded by the coding sequence GTGATACATAAAATTTTGATCGCAAACCGCGGAGAGATCGCCGTTCGCGTGATCCGCGCCTGCAAAGACCTACACATCAAAAACGTCGCCATTTACACCAAGCCAGACCAAGACTGCCTGCACGTCAAAATAGCCGACGAGGCCTACCAGATCGGCATCGACCCGATCAAGGGCTACCTAGACGCCAAGCGCATAGTCGAGGTTGCAAAAGCATGCGGCGCAGACGCGATACACCCAGGATATGGATTTTTGAGCGAAAACTACGAATTTGCCAAAGAGGTCGAGGACGCGGGGTTGGTTTTCATCGGGCCTACCGCCGACGTCATCAGAAAAATGGGCAATAAAAATATCGCTCGCTATCTGATGAATAAAAACGGCATCCCTATCGTGCCCGGCACCGAAAAGCTAAACAACGAAACGATAGAAAACATCAAACTATACGCCGAGCGCATCGGCTATCCGGTCATCCTAAAAGCTAGCGGCGGCGGCGGCGGACGCGGCATACGCGTCGTGTGGAAGGAGGAGGAGCTAGAATCTAGCTTTGAAAGCTGCACGCGCGAGGCCAAGGCGTTTTTTAACAACGACGAAGTTTTTATGGAAAAATACGTCGTAAATCCGCGCCACATCGAGTTTCAAATTTTAGGCGACAAATACGGCAATATCATCCACCTAGCCGAACGCGACTGCTCGATCCAGCGCCGCCACCAAAAGATCCTCGAGATCGCGCCTAGTCCGACGATGAGCGAAAGCCTGCGAAAGAGCATGGGCGTGACCGCAGTCGCCGCGGCAAAGGCCGTAAACTACACCAACGCCGGCACGATCGAGTTTTTGCTCGACGACTATAACAACTTTTACTTTATGGAGATGAACACCCGCATCCAGGTCGAGCACGGCGTGACCGAAGAGATCACGGGCGTGGATCTCATCGTACGTCAAATTCGCATCGCAGCTGGCGAAATCCTAGACATGGAGCAAAGCGACGTCATCACGCAAGGCTTTGCGATCGAGGCTCGTATCACCGCTGAGGACGCATGGCAAAATTTTATCCCGAGCCCAGGCGAGATCAGCGGCTACTACCCTGCTCTAGGCCCTTCCGTTCGCGTGGATAGCCACCTATATAAAGACTATCAGATACCGCCGTTTTACGATAGCTTGCTAGCTAAGCTAATCGTGCGCGCCCCTAGCTACGATCTAGCCGTAAATAAACTAAAACGCGCGCTAGATGAGTTTACGATCGAAGGTAGCGTCAAAACCACGATACCGTTTTTGCTCAGCATCAGCAAGGAGCGCGACTTTAGGCGAGGATTTTTCGATACGTCATACGTCGAAAACAAGATGCCTACGTTGCTAGAAAAAATGAAAACCAAAGACAACGAAGACAACGAAGAGGTTATCGCCGCCATCGCCGCCGCGATACAAAGAGTAAAAGACGCTAGAAAATTTAAAGAGGAGCACGCGGATGAATGA
- the tsaE gene encoding tRNA (adenosine(37)-N6)-threonylcarbamoyltransferase complex ATPase subunit type 1 TsaE, with protein sequence MIELNLGLGELGEVVKILPQSGVVILQGNLASGKTTLVKAIVKARGIDAEVTSPTFSVMQSYGDKIYHYDIYQNGLDAILQNGLFENLLEEGLHLVEWGDEQLEKALANLGEKCVKVVISPSQKGRKYEVYGA encoded by the coding sequence ATGATAGAGCTAAATTTGGGGCTTGGCGAGCTTGGCGAGGTGGTAAAAATTTTACCCCAAAGCGGCGTCGTTATATTGCAGGGAAATTTAGCCAGCGGTAAAACGACGCTAGTTAAAGCCATCGTAAAAGCTCGCGGCATCGATGCGGAGGTTACTTCGCCCACGTTTTCGGTCATGCAAAGCTACGGAGATAAAATTTATCACTACGATATCTATCAAAACGGACTTGATGCGATTTTGCAAAACGGGCTTTTTGAAAATTTGCTAGAGGAGGGGCTTCACCTAGTGGAGTGGGGCGACGAGCAACTGGAAAAGGCGCTGGCAAATTTGGGCGAAAAATGCGTCAAGGTAGTCATCTCGCCTAGTCAAAAAGGGCGAAAATACGAGGTTTACGGTGCATAA